TGTCCTTCCATTTGTGAGTATATAAATTGTGGAGAAAAGAAGTGTTGCAGATCTATGTCCTTGGGTACAGTCCAGTGTCtcctctcactgtgtctctccctctctaagaGCCCTCATTATGCTCCCCCACGCCCCGTTGGCCTgcctcttcctactcctcctgtCGGGGGTGCTGGGGGGGCTGGTCCTGTCCATCTGCCCCGCCGTGTGCTCCTGCAGCCGGGGCCACCGTGTGGTGGACTGCTCCTCACGGCACCTCTCACAGCTGCCCCCAGGCCTGCAGCACAACATCCGCTTCCTCAACCTCTCACACAACAGGTAGGAAGACACTTCTTCCTTCTCATCATACTATTCTTCGGCAGGTTGGGTCCGAACTTCTAAAATgagaactcccctctctcccaacagCCTTTGTGGTCTGGACGACCAGCTCAGCCAGTACGCCCACCTGCGTACCCTGGACCTGTCCTATAACCTCCTGGGTCGCTTCCCCTCCGGCCTGCCCAGGGCCCTCTGGGACATCCGGGCCGCTGGCAACCAGCTCCGAGCCCTGGACAAGAACGACACGGCCTACCATTGGAACCTGCAGGTACTGGACCTGTCAGCCAATGAGTTGGAGAGGGTGGTCTTCATCAACAACACCCTACCCAGCCTACACGCCCTAAACTTGAGTCACAACCGGTTCTGGACCGTGCCCACCAACATGCCTCATAATCTGGAGATGGTGGATTTGGCCCACAACTACCTAGTTCAGATCCTCCTGGGATCATTGGACCGGCTGCCCAGGCTGAAGAGGTTCTACCTGCATGCTAATCGCTTCTCCTGGGTGCCGGAGGGGGTATTTGACCGGTTGGAGGGGCTCGAGTTCTTGACACTTGGGGATAACCCTTGGGCttgtgaagaggaggagaacatCACACGGCTCTTGCTCTGGGCCAAACACACCCGTGCCGCAGTGTTGGGCTGCCCCTGCTACACTAGGCCAACATGTGGGCAAGCCCATCTGGCCACTCCAGGAGGGGAGTGGCACTTTACGTCCCACACAGAGCCTCCGCTGGGGGCTGATGCCAGAGAGCTGGGCCGTGGAGGCCTCACACCGGATAGAGCTGCAGTCGTCACTTCTGGGTACTTGGCTAAGTCTGCGTTGTTGGAGCCTGGGACGCATGGAGACAGAGGGTCTGCCAACAGCTCGGGGGATCAGACATGGTTTGTGTTCATCTCCACCCCCTTGCACGGCCTCTCCACACGCACAAGCACTACAGGGCAGCCGCACTCCGCCGCCAAGAAGAAAAACACAGGAAGCACACAGAGCAGAAGCCACGGAGTCCACACACCAATCCTGTATTCTGTAGTCACCTGGAACCTTCTAGTCACGGTGACTGCCTTCAAAGTCTTCTAAACCCACCCGTTGTCAGTACTGGAGTCAAGTCTTGATATATTTTGGAGAGGGCTAACCCTATGTACATATGACCCAGAATGTAAAAGGGAGAGGTTTGTTATTGTTTTCATTTTAAAGAACAACTTTCAACTGTTACTGCCTAAATGTGTATCCTCTCTCATCTTCCAACCATTTGACCACCATCTACAGAGTGATGTTGTGCTGTATGGCTATATCTTTCAAACTTGTATACAAATAATATATAGGCAAATgtatacacatacagtgcatttggaaagtattcagaccccttccatttttacacattttgttacgtttcagccttattataaaaacattaaatatatatttttcctcatcaatctacacaaaataccccataatgacaaacaaagcaaaaacaggtttttagaaaaacagaaatactttatttacataagtattcagacccttggctATGAGAatggaaattgagctcaggtgcatcctgtttccattgattgtcCTGGAGACTGGAATCTTATtggggtcaattcaattgattggactatATAAGGTTTATCCAgatcagttgacagtgcatgtcagaaaaaaaaaaaaaaccatgAAGTTAAAGGAATTGTCAAtagagccccgagacaggattgtgtcgaggcacagatctggagaagggtacccaaacatttctgcagcattgaaggtccccaaaaacacagcgcctccatcattcttaaatggaagaaatttggaatcaccaagactcttccgagaggtggccgccctgccaaactgagcaatcgggggagaagggccttggtcagggaggtgaccaagaacctgatgatcACTTTGACAGACCTctagagatcctctgtggaggtggaagaaccttccagaagaacaaccatctctgaagcactcgaccaatcaggcctttatgttaagagtggccagacggaagccactcctcagtaaaaaaggGACATGAAAGCCCGCTGGGAGTTTACCATAAAGCACCTAAGGgacttagaccatgagaaacaaggttctctggtctgatggaactaAGAttgtgtcacgtctggaggaaacctggcaccatccctacggaacatggtgatggcagcatcatgctgtggggatgtatttcagcagcaggagacaagtcaggatcgagggaaagatggagcaaagtaaagagagatccttgatgaaaacctgctccagagcacttaggacctcagactggggggggttcaccttccaacaggacaacaaacctAACTGTACAGTCaagacaacgaaggagtggcttcgggacaagtctctagaTGTCCtcaagtggcccagccagagcccggatttgaaccagatcaaacatgtctggagagacctgaaaatagctgtgcagcaacactccccatccaacctgacagagcttgagaggatctgtagagaggAATCGGGAAAAACAGGTGTGCCAAAGCTTGTaccgtcaaacccaagaagactctaggctgtaatcgctaccaaagatgcttcaacaaagtactgagtaaagggtctgaatacttacgtaaatgtgagatacacacacacacacaaacctgtttttgctttgccttgtcattatggggtagtgtgtgtagagtgatgaaacaatttaatacattttagaataaggctgtaaactaACTAAATTTGGAAAAAGTAAAAGGGGTCTGCATACATCTCGAATGCATTGTACATGACTAATAATACTCTATCGGTGCGGAAACATGAATGCTCTACTCTATGTAGTCTATACTGCGTTTTCTGGATACTATGATATAAAGAAAAGGAAAACATTTAGAACTCATTTAATGTACGTGTTGTTTGAAAGAGTCAGTGTATGACGTGAGAAATAATCTTTAAACCTTGGCATCAGCTTGGTTTGGGGGTTATCTTGGGAGGGCCTGTAAGTTCTTAAAGTGGAATTGACAGAATCTACCTTGCAgataggaaacagacagacaatcaTAATGCCATTCAAAAATATACAATTCTTATTTTATGCAACAAAACCAACTTTATAACTAGTTTTGAAAATAGGTTCTATTTGACTCAATTCCATGACTTTGAGTAAGGCTTTGTTGGTAGAATAGacggatgcagttcaatgcatgattaatacAGCAAATTCAAGTTGCTATCAAGTTGTAAATCACAtctggcctggtacattgtttgctaCCTCCAGCCCAGCGGGATGCAccgtttcagtttcaatgactcaatatttttGACAAATGTACGGACGAttgtaactaaggctgggaacagctagagatgcaggtgtcatttggaTAGCTTGCAAGAAATGTGAATcactttgctagctagctatgctaaaCTTGAACAACTGTTTTCCACAGTTAGCATATATCCTAGTtgtcaatcaaatttatttggcATCGATCATGAAGATCAAATGGGAGGGCAGGCATGCAAGTTCCCAAgggttgggacaagcatgcattggcaggTAATCTGCAGAAGGACGAGCAGGCTACTGTTCCCCATTGCTTATCAGGGCAAATTTGACGGCCAACTACTAAACaagttaaaaattaaaaaaacatttttagctCATCTTGCTTTTGCTAACATTAGTTCTTGATCTTGTTGATGTGCATAGGCAACTGAGGGAGATCAGACCTACCTGTTGTTTGATTAATAGGACTCTAAAGTTCCCAAACGTAAGACTCCCGTGGAACACAATATATACAAAATGATGTGGGCACCCCttgaaattagtggattcggctatttcaggcACACCCatttctgacaggtgtataaaactgagcacacagcaatgcaatctccatagacaaacattggaagtagaatggccttactgaagagctcaaacGTTCAACCTGGCTTTGTCACAGGAGGccagttcatcaaatgtctgccctgctagagctgctccggtCAGTTATTGTGAAGAGGAAATGTCAAGGAGCAACAACATCTCAgtcatgaagtggtaggccacacaagctcacagaacaggactgccgAGCTCTGAAGGGTGAAGACCGTAAAAATTCTCTGTCCttgattgcaacactcactaccgaggtccaaactgcctgtggaagcaacgtcagcacaagaactgttcaccaggagcttcatgaaatgggtttccatggccaagcagccacacacaagcctaagatcaacatgcgcaatgccaagtgtcggctagaatggtgtaaagctcgccgccattggactctgaagcaaTGAAAACGCAGTCTCTGGAGTGAAGTATCAGgcttcaccatctagcagtccgactgacgaatctgggtttggcggatgccaggagaacgctacctgccgcatagtgccaactgtacagtttggtgtaggaggaataatggtctggggctatttttcatggttcgggcttggcCCCTTACGATTCGATCACACCGACAGCATCATTGCATTTTTGGTAAACCAGAAGTACATTCACTTCCAGTGGAACGCTGCATGTGCCTTGCAGCATtgtgttgcagaggcagttgcagtgtgttctgtgtggtgcatacgttggatttatcgaacGCATGCGTCAAACTGTATGCTTTGacagcttgacagaaatggtagcagaaggtgaatgtggaacatttgttgcacacatatccagataATCTGCATACCATTTTGCGCAATGACACTATCGGTGTGATCAGACAAATCATAACGCTACAGCATATATTgccattctagacgattctgtactACCAAATTTGTTGCAAAGGTTTGGTGAAGGCCTTTTActgtttcagcattacaatgcCCCTGCGCaaaaagcgaggtccatataaactcagcaaaaaaagaaacgcccTCTGTCCGTCaattgcgtttattttcagcaaacttaacatgtgtaaatatttgtatgaacataattcaacaactgagacgtaaactgaacaagttccacagaaatgtgactaacagaaag
This DNA window, taken from Oncorhynchus gorbuscha isolate QuinsamMale2020 ecotype Even-year linkage group LG13, OgorEven_v1.0, whole genome shotgun sequence, encodes the following:
- the LOC123992625 gene encoding oligodendrocyte-myelin glycoprotein-like, translating into MSDGLDEDPYRIKTVSFHLALIMLPHAPLACLFLLLLSGVLGGLVLSICPAVCSCSRGHRVVDCSSRHLSQLPPGLQHNIRFLNLSHNSLCGLDDQLSQYAHLRTLDLSYNLLGRFPSGLPRALWDIRAAGNQLRALDKNDTAYHWNLQVLDLSANELERVVFINNTLPSLHALNLSHNRFWTVPTNMPHNLEMVDLAHNYLVQILLGSLDRLPRLKRFYLHANRFSWVPEGVFDRLEGLEFLTLGDNPWACEEEENITRLLLWAKHTRAAVLGCPCYTRPTCGQAHLATPGGEWHFTSHTEPPLGADARELGRGGLTPDRAAVVTSGYLAKSALLEPGTHGDRGSANSSGDQTWFVFISTPLHGLSTRTSTTGQPHSAAKKKNTGSTQSRSHGVHTPILYSVVTWNLLVTVTAFKVF